The Streptococcaceae bacterium ESL0729 genome has a segment encoding these proteins:
- a CDS encoding amino acid ABC transporter permease, protein MSPFALERWQALFNDFGIFGKAFLYTLAISICALILALALGIIFGSMSASKNKFLKGVSRVYVELYQNIPLLIQFVVVYYGFPIVNEHLMLSAFWTAVLCVGLYHGAYISEVIRSGIEAVPRGQLEAAESQGFSYQESMRLIILPQAIRMIIPPLTNQVVNLIKNTSTIALIGGADLIFTAKSWSSGNLSFIPAFIAVGVLYFILCFPLATYGRKIEERNKDSYSI, encoded by the coding sequence ATGAGCCCATTTGCTCTTGAACGTTGGCAGGCACTATTCAATGACTTTGGTATCTTTGGTAAAGCATTTTTATATACCTTAGCAATATCAATCTGTGCCCTCATCCTTGCCTTGGCCCTTGGAATCATCTTTGGTTCCATGTCAGCAAGTAAAAATAAATTTCTCAAGGGAGTTTCTAGGGTCTATGTTGAACTTTATCAAAATATTCCCCTCCTTATCCAATTTGTTGTCGTTTATTATGGTTTCCCTATAGTGAATGAACATCTCATGCTAAGTGCCTTTTGGACAGCTGTGCTCTGTGTGGGACTTTACCACGGAGCTTACATTTCAGAAGTTATCAGAAGTGGGATTGAAGCTGTACCTCGCGGACAACTTGAAGCTGCTGAGTCACAAGGCTTCTCCTATCAGGAATCAATGAGATTAATTATTCTGCCACAGGCGATAAGGATGATTATCCCGCCACTTACCAACCAGGTTGTTAACCTAATTAAGAATACTTCAACCATCGCCCTAATCGGTGGTGCAGATCTAATTTTTACAGCCAAAAGCTGGTCATCAGGAAACTTAAGCTTTATTCCAGCCTTTATCGCTGTTGGTGTTCTCTACTTTATCCTTTGCTTCCCTCTTGCTACATATGGTCGCAAAATTGAAGAGAGAAATAAAGATTCTTACAGCATTTGA
- a CDS encoding amino acid ABC transporter permease: protein MSLSEQAQQVFTPANMKFLMEGLMLTLWISLLAIVFSTFFGTILAVMRNGKNKFFKILAGIYIEIVRNVPNLLWIFVIFLIFKLKSVPAGVTSFTVFTSAALAEIIRGGLNGVPNGQVEAGKSQGFSDFQILTIIVLPQAIRKMLPAIISQFVTVIKDTSFLYSTIALQELFGSSQILMGKYYQAGQVFMLYGTVALIYFVINFVISQFSRKLSKSWANSLE, encoded by the coding sequence ATGTCATTATCTGAACAAGCACAACAAGTATTTACTCCTGCAAATATGAAGTTTTTGATGGAAGGACTCATGCTAACCCTTTGGATATCACTTTTAGCCATTGTCTTTAGTACCTTCTTTGGAACTATCCTAGCTGTCATGAGAAATGGGAAGAATAAATTTTTCAAAATTCTTGCAGGTATTTATATTGAAATCGTCCGTAATGTACCCAACCTACTTTGGATTTTCGTAATTTTTCTTATCTTCAAGCTAAAATCAGTTCCAGCGGGTGTAACAAGCTTTACGGTCTTTACTTCTGCAGCCCTGGCAGAGATTATCAGGGGTGGTTTAAATGGTGTCCCTAATGGACAAGTTGAAGCTGGTAAATCACAAGGGTTTTCAGACTTCCAAATCCTTACCATCATTGTCTTGCCACAGGCCATTAGAAAGATGTTACCTGCGATTATTTCTCAGTTTGTAACAGTAATCAAAGATACCAGCTTCCTTTATTCAACAATTGCCCTTCAAGAGCTGTTTGGTAGCTCACAAATTTTGATGGGTAAATACTACCAGGCCGGACAAGTTTTCATGCTTTATGGAACGGTAGCCCTAATTTATTTCGTCATCAACTTTGTCATTAGTCAGTTTTCACGCAAACTTTCAAAAAGTTGGGCCAATTCCCTTGAATAA
- a CDS encoding glycoside hydrolase family 13 protein encodes MADVFFNPWDEAYKYPFGACKKDSDIHLKIRAESLNKLDVTLILQGEDGREQAFSMDKLKDSDFYQIDLTSFDQIGSYSYFFQIEEYDYDNDKTYLFFYGASNPHLGQGQSYEKKEDVTPFTLTIFLSDDKAPDWYQEAIFYQIFPDSFAKSTVEKIENPYDNILFYGKSSDRPYYAKESNGDIARWTYYGGNLAGIKEKIPYLKDLGVTALYLNPIFMASSVHRYDTADYMKIDPLLGSEDNFLSLLKELHQAGMHLVLDGVFSHVGKNSIYFNYDGRFGQDLGAYQNPQSPYMDWFKFENYPDDYKSWWGIKDLPEIDKNQESFQDYIYKNKNSVIKKWTDLGVDGWRLDVADELPDFFIEGIRKSLDDYSDKVLIGEVWEDASRKVSYGVKRKYILGKSLEAVMNYPLRKMIIDFLNQKISAKDAYSLIMGLRENYPKEIFYNSFNNLGTHDTPRILTELAENTKSLELAVQMLISLPGVPCFYYGDEAGLNGQADPDNRAFFPWDNINQELTSFFKKWISYRKENKLLTSGDLLAFYTDKSLGIIRFEASSASIFIFNPSGQDDFITREHVNSSQNIPSAFLDLIHESTVLAHDVLHLHEDKLS; translated from the coding sequence ATGGCTGATGTTTTTTTCAATCCCTGGGATGAGGCTTACAAATATCCCTTTGGAGCCTGTAAAAAAGATAGCGACATTCACCTTAAAATAAGGGCTGAAAGCCTTAATAAGCTTGATGTCACGCTTATTTTACAGGGGGAAGATGGGCGTGAGCAGGCATTTTCCATGGATAAGCTAAAAGATAGTGATTTTTATCAAATTGACTTAACAAGCTTTGATCAAATCGGTAGCTACTCCTACTTTTTTCAGATAGAAGAGTATGATTACGATAACGACAAAACTTATCTTTTTTTCTACGGGGCATCAAATCCCCATTTAGGCCAAGGACAAAGCTATGAGAAAAAAGAAGATGTCACACCCTTTACCCTCACTATTTTTTTAAGTGACGATAAGGCACCAGACTGGTATCAAGAAGCCATTTTCTATCAGATTTTCCCAGACTCTTTTGCCAAATCTACTGTAGAGAAAATTGAAAACCCTTACGACAATATCCTCTTTTACGGCAAGAGTTCAGATCGCCCTTACTATGCCAAAGAAAGTAACGGCGATATTGCTCGCTGGACCTACTACGGAGGTAACCTAGCAGGTATTAAGGAGAAGATTCCCTACCTGAAAGATTTAGGAGTCACAGCCCTTTATCTAAATCCTATTTTTATGGCTTCAAGTGTCCACCGTTATGATACAGCTGACTATATGAAGATAGATCCCCTTTTAGGGAGTGAAGACAACTTTTTAAGCCTTCTCAAGGAGCTTCACCAGGCAGGAATGCATCTCGTTCTTGACGGAGTCTTCTCTCATGTCGGTAAAAATTCAATTTATTTTAACTATGATGGTCGCTTCGGGCAGGATTTAGGGGCCTATCAAAATCCTCAAAGTCCTTATATGGATTGGTTCAAATTTGAAAATTATCCAGATGACTACAAGTCTTGGTGGGGCATTAAAGACCTGCCAGAGATTGATAAGAATCAGGAAAGTTTCCAAGACTACATTTATAAAAATAAAAATTCAGTCATTAAAAAATGGACAGACCTTGGCGTTGACGGCTGGCGGCTTGATGTGGCTGATGAACTTCCTGATTTCTTTATTGAGGGCATTAGAAAGTCCCTCGATGACTATAGTGATAAGGTTTTAATTGGTGAGGTTTGGGAGGATGCAAGCCGCAAGGTATCCTACGGGGTTAAAAGAAAATATATCCTTGGAAAATCCCTTGAGGCGGTAATGAACTACCCCCTAAGAAAGATGATTATTGACTTTTTAAATCAAAAAATTTCAGCCAAGGATGCCTATAGCTTAATCATGGGACTTAGGGAAAATTACCCCAAGGAAATTTTTTACAATAGCTTCAATAATCTAGGTACTCATGATACCCCAAGAATTTTAACTGAGCTGGCTGAAAATACTAAGAGTCTTGAGCTTGCAGTCCAAATGCTCATCTCCCTTCCTGGGGTTCCTTGTTTCTACTACGGGGACGAGGCTGGTTTGAATGGTCAAGCTGATCCTGATAATAGAGCCTTCTTCCCTTGGGATAACATCAATCAAGAGCTTACTAGTTTCTTTAAAAAATGGATTAGCTACCGCAAGGAAAATAAGCTACTCACCAGTGGTGATTTACTAGCTTTCTACACAGATAAGAGTCTTGGAATAATCCGATTTGAAGCTTCAAGTGCTAGTATCTTTATCTTCAACCCTAGTGGTCAAGATGACTTTATCACAAGGGAGCATGTGAATTCTTCGCAAAATATTCCTAGTGCCTTCTTAGATTTAATCCACGAAAGCACTGTTTTAGCCCATGATGTCCTGCATTTACATGAAGATAAACTTAGTTAA
- the glgB gene encoding 1,4-alpha-glucan branching protein GlgB — protein MTKAYKTFTTGENFKAQDYFGHHRRKHGFVFRLWAPNAQKVDLVGDFTNWVDNRLAMKKINDEVWEIMTDLPTDGDLYKFLVTRANGEEIMKIDPYALELEERPGTASVVRDFPKREWKDNKWIRARNKKDYSKEAVNIYEIHAGSFKTHANGSPLTFKDLKKTLIPYLKEMNYTHVEFMPLMAHPLGMSWGYQSVGYFALEKTFGQPEELKDFIESCHLNGIGAIVDWVPGHFCINDDSLAYYDGTPTYEYQDPNRANNYRWGALNFDLGKPQVQSFLISSALFWLNYYHFDGIRVDAVSNIVYLDYDEGPWQPNHEGTNVNLEGYHFLRKLNAVIKKKHPSALMIAEDSSSQIKVTGSLEEGSLGFDYRWNMGWMNDILKFYQLDPIHRKNNFTLLTFSFMYMMSERYILALSHDEVVHGKKSLMHKMWGNREQQFSGLRNLYAYQMCHPGKKLLFMGSEWGQFLEWKFDHALEWVDLDDPLNKKMQTYTKELNSFYKKNKALWDIDHDYAGIEIIDADNVDESVLSFVRKSDTDFLVCIFNMTPVERHDFTIGLPVGGTYKEVFNSELEKFGGKWERRNPTKKSKKEEWKAYQDTLSFTLPAFGVSIWKLKK, from the coding sequence CTGACTAAGGCATACAAAACTTTTACCACTGGAGAAAATTTTAAGGCACAGGACTACTTTGGCCACCATCGCCGTAAACATGGTTTTGTCTTTAGACTCTGGGCACCAAATGCCCAAAAAGTGGACTTGGTTGGCGATTTTACCAATTGGGTTGATAATCGCCTGGCCATGAAAAAAATTAACGACGAGGTTTGGGAAATAATGACTGATTTGCCCACAGATGGAGACCTCTATAAATTCCTTGTAACCCGTGCAAACGGTGAGGAAATCATGAAAATTGACCCTTATGCCCTGGAACTTGAGGAAAGACCAGGAACAGCTTCAGTTGTCAGAGACTTTCCTAAAAGGGAATGGAAGGATAATAAGTGGATTAGAGCCCGCAATAAAAAAGACTATTCCAAGGAAGCTGTAAACATTTACGAAATCCATGCTGGAAGCTTCAAAACCCATGCTAACGGGAGTCCTTTGACCTTCAAGGACCTCAAAAAAACGCTCATCCCCTACCTTAAGGAGATGAATTATACCCATGTAGAATTCATGCCCCTTATGGCTCATCCTCTAGGCATGTCTTGGGGCTACCAATCAGTGGGCTATTTTGCCCTGGAAAAGACCTTCGGCCAACCCGAAGAACTGAAAGATTTCATTGAAAGTTGCCACCTTAATGGAATTGGTGCCATTGTTGACTGGGTTCCTGGCCACTTTTGTATCAATGATGATAGCCTGGCCTACTATGACGGAACCCCAACCTATGAATACCAGGACCCAAACAGGGCCAACAACTACCGCTGGGGGGCTTTAAACTTTGACCTTGGGAAACCCCAGGTTCAGTCATTTTTAATCTCGTCTGCCCTCTTTTGGCTTAACTACTACCACTTTGATGGAATCAGAGTTGATGCGGTAAGTAATATCGTTTACCTGGACTATGATGAGGGCCCATGGCAGCCAAATCACGAAGGAACAAATGTTAACCTAGAAGGCTATCACTTCCTTAGGAAGCTAAATGCCGTCATTAAAAAGAAACATCCAAGTGCTTTAATGATTGCTGAAGACTCATCAAGTCAAATTAAGGTTACAGGAAGTCTTGAAGAAGGCAGTCTCGGCTTTGATTACCGATGGAATATGGGCTGGATGAATGATATTTTAAAATTCTACCAGCTTGATCCCATCCACAGAAAGAATAACTTTACCCTTTTAACATTTAGCTTCATGTACATGATGAGTGAAAGGTATATTTTGGCCCTATCTCATGATGAGGTCGTTCACGGTAAGAAAAGTCTCATGCATAAGATGTGGGGTAACCGGGAGCAACAATTTTCTGGCCTAAGAAATCTTTATGCCTATCAAATGTGCCATCCAGGTAAGAAACTCTTATTTATGGGCAGTGAATGGGGACAATTTTTAGAGTGGAAATTTGATCATGCCCTCGAATGGGTCGACCTTGATGATCCACTCAATAAAAAGATGCAGACCTATACCAAGGAACTTAATAGCTTTTACAAAAAAAATAAAGCCCTGTGGGACATTGACCACGACTATGCAGGAATTGAGATTATCGATGCTGATAATGTTGATGAAAGCGTTTTAAGCTTTGTTAGGAAAAGTGACACAGACTTCCTAGTCTGCATCTTTAATATGACCCCTGTCGAAAGGCATGACTTTACCATTGGTCTCCCTGTTGGGGGTACCTACAAGGAAGTCTTTAATAGCGAGCTTGAAAAATTTGGTGGCAAATGGGAAAGACGCAATCCGACAAAAAAAAGTAAAAAGGAAGAGTGGAAGGCCTATCAGGATACCCTATCATTTACCCTACCAGCGTTTGGGGTCTCAATTTGGAAGTTAAAAAAATAG
- a CDS encoding glucose-1-phosphate adenylyltransferase, whose product MSNGMLALILAGGQGTRLGKFTQSIAKPAVPFGGRYRIIDFALSNCANSGIKNVGVITQYQPLALNEHIGNGSSWGLDGVDSGVSILQPYSAAEGNKWFEGTSHAIYQNIDYIDHINPEHVLILSGDHIYKMDYDDMLRAHRDKLASLTVAVIDVPLKEASRFGIMNTDSSNRIVEFEEKPENPKSTNASMGVYIFNWKELRETLVNGAKNGVDMNDFGKNVIPAFLDAGEGVYAYEFDGYWKDVGTIDSLHEANMEYISPDNELDSRNRQWKIYSRNEIAPPNFITDKADIKDSLVVDGCVVSGSVKHSILSTNVQVKEGAVIEDSFIMPGAIIGENAVIKNAIIGSHAIIGEGSEIIGEGEVQVVGYEEVVGVPSDEN is encoded by the coding sequence ATGTCTAATGGAATGCTTGCATTAATTTTAGCCGGGGGACAAGGAACCCGACTTGGAAAGTTTACTCAATCAATAGCAAAACCTGCTGTGCCCTTTGGAGGACGATATCGAATCATTGATTTCGCCCTTTCAAACTGTGCCAACTCTGGCATTAAAAATGTTGGTGTTATCACCCAATACCAACCACTGGCCTTAAATGAGCATATCGGTAATGGTTCATCTTGGGGACTTGATGGAGTTGATTCTGGAGTATCAATCTTACAACCCTACAGTGCTGCTGAGGGGAACAAATGGTTTGAAGGTACAAGCCACGCCATTTACCAAAATATCGACTACATTGACCATATCAACCCAGAGCATGTCCTCATCCTTTCAGGAGACCATATCTATAAGATGGACTATGATGACATGCTAAGGGCCCACCGTGATAAACTAGCAAGCCTTACAGTGGCAGTAATTGATGTTCCCCTAAAGGAAGCAAGTCGTTTTGGGATTATGAATACCGACTCTTCTAACCGGATTGTTGAATTTGAGGAAAAACCAGAAAATCCAAAATCAACTAACGCTTCAATGGGAGTTTACATCTTCAATTGGAAGGAACTTAGGGAAACCTTGGTTAATGGAGCTAAAAATGGGGTTGATATGAATGACTTTGGAAAGAATGTTATTCCAGCCTTTCTCGATGCAGGTGAAGGTGTCTATGCTTATGAATTTGATGGCTACTGGAAGGATGTAGGTACAATTGATTCCCTCCACGAGGCAAATATGGAGTATATCTCACCAGATAATGAACTAGATTCAAGAAACCGCCAGTGGAAGATTTACTCTCGCAATGAGATTGCTCCACCAAACTTCATTACTGACAAGGCTGATATCAAAGATTCCTTGGTTGTCGATGGGTGCGTTGTTTCAGGTAGTGTTAAACATTCCATTCTTTCAACCAATGTCCAGGTCAAGGAAGGTGCTGTGATTGAGGATTCCTTTATCATGCCAGGAGCTATTATTGGGGAGAATGCTGTAATTAAAAATGCCATTATCGGGTCTCATGCCATCATTGGTGAGGGAAGTGAGATAATCGGCGAAGGTGAAGTTCAAGTTGTAGGATATGAAGAAGTTGTGGGGGTACCAAGTGATGAAAATTGA
- the glgD gene encoding glucose-1-phosphate adenylyltransferase subunit GlgD → MKIDKYCAILGNAVGCHEMGELTASRPIATLPFDGKYRLIDFQLSNLINADIHNVYAIFHDNKVNSVLDHIRNGREWGLSGLLSHLFIGFYNQDFNDHYADHTYYEKLLTYLKRTGSDYTIFSTCDILCNINLSQVIHVHSVSQRTMTVVYKKLSRDMMSLENQVLEIDETDTVVGTKDFTDDSAAEEETMSTGIYVINTDWLIEQMEAEQTKDRPRKLRYLLSSLVANVDALAYEYTGYLSNIHDINSYYQSNMDMLNPQKFNSLFYSSQRVITKVKNEEATYYSNDSHVENSHFASGSIIDGRIEHSIVSRNCRVNKNAVIKDSILFPRVRVGENASLEYAIVDKGVVISDNVKIKGRPDSPVVIGKSRKITEDIIL, encoded by the coding sequence ATGAAAATTGATAAATACTGTGCGATCTTAGGAAATGCTGTCGGCTGCCATGAAATGGGAGAGTTAACTGCTAGCCGTCCCATTGCTACCCTCCCCTTTGACGGGAAATATCGTCTAATTGACTTTCAGCTGTCAAATCTGATTAATGCTGACATCCACAATGTTTATGCAATTTTTCATGATAACAAGGTCAATAGTGTCCTTGATCACATCAGAAATGGGCGGGAATGGGGCCTAAGTGGCCTACTTAGCCACCTGTTTATCGGCTTTTACAATCAGGATTTTAATGATCACTATGCTGACCATACCTACTATGAGAAGCTTCTGACCTACCTAAAAAGAACAGGTAGCGACTATACAATCTTTTCAACCTGTGACATTCTTTGTAATATCAACCTAAGCCAGGTTATCCACGTCCACAGCGTTTCTCAAAGAACTATGACTGTTGTTTATAAAAAACTTTCAAGGGACATGATGTCACTTGAAAACCAGGTCTTAGAAATTGATGAAACAGATACTGTTGTTGGAACCAAGGACTTTACAGATGATTCTGCAGCCGAAGAAGAGACCATGTCGACTGGTATTTATGTTATCAACACTGACTGGCTGATTGAACAAATGGAGGCTGAACAGACCAAGGACAGACCCCGTAAACTTCGCTACCTACTTAGCAGTCTTGTGGCTAATGTTGATGCCTTGGCCTATGAATATACTGGCTACTTATCAAATATCCATGATATCAACTCTTACTATCAATCAAACATGGACATGCTTAATCCCCAAAAATTCAATTCCCTCTTTTACAGCAGTCAAAGGGTTATCACCAAGGTTAAAAACGAGGAAGCAACTTACTACTCAAATGATTCGCATGTAGAAAATTCACACTTTGCCTCAGGGTCAATTATTGATGGTCGAATTGAACATTCTATTGTTTCAAGAAACTGTAGGGTTAATAAGAATGCGGTAATCAAGGACTCTATCCTCTTCCCAAGAGTTAGGGTTGGAGAGAATGCTAGCCTTGAGTACGCAATTGTCGATAAGGGTGTTGTTATTTCTGACAATGTTAAAATCAAGGGTCGACCTGATTCACCAGTTGTTATTGGTAAATCTCGTAAAATCACAGAGGACATCATTCTATGA
- the glgA gene encoding glycogen synthase GlgA encodes MKILLVGAEAAPFIKTGGLGDVLGALPKSLNKNDDIDARVIIPYYKNIPEKYRSEAEDLFFTHVDVGWRKMYAGVKHLLFGNVHYYFIDNEYYFNRDDVYGYYDDGERFAFFQQAVLQVLPEIGFVPDILHVNDYHTAMIPYLLREKYAWIEGYPQMKTILTIHNIEFQGQYGPEMLGDLFSMGLNKYQDGSLEQDGCLNWLKAGIIYSDKVTTVSPSYAKEIQTKEFGKGLDPVLRLVQGKLSGIVNGIDTEIYNPATDKNLVKNYSLKHMKGKKINKRELQKQVGLPQRDDVLLIGIVSRLTYQKGFQLVVEKLNEILSWDKVQIIVLGTGDERFEYDFSWFAGVFPEKISANISFNLKLAQRIYAGCDLFLMPSAFEPCGLSQMMAMRYGNLPLVHEIGGLKDTVIPYNKYTQTGDGFAFNNFNSYWMMEVLKNAYDIFINDQPTWRMLQKNAMEKDFSWDTASLAYLELYRESK; translated from the coding sequence ATGAAAATATTATTAGTTGGAGCTGAAGCGGCTCCCTTTATCAAAACAGGGGGACTTGGGGACGTTCTTGGAGCCCTACCAAAAAGTCTCAATAAAAATGATGACATTGATGCTAGGGTAATCATCCCCTACTACAAGAATATTCCAGAAAAGTACCGCAGTGAAGCAGAAGACCTCTTCTTCACTCATGTCGATGTCGGCTGGCGTAAGATGTATGCTGGGGTTAAACACCTACTCTTTGGAAATGTTCACTACTACTTCATCGACAATGAATACTACTTCAACCGAGATGATGTATATGGCTACTATGATGATGGTGAACGTTTTGCCTTCTTCCAACAGGCTGTCTTACAGGTTCTTCCAGAGATTGGCTTTGTCCCTGATATTTTGCATGTCAATGACTACCACACAGCCATGATTCCCTACTTACTAAGGGAAAAATATGCCTGGATTGAAGGCTATCCACAAATGAAGACAATCCTTACCATTCACAATATTGAGTTTCAAGGGCAGTATGGCCCAGAAATGCTTGGGGATTTATTCTCCATGGGACTTAATAAGTATCAGGATGGAAGTCTTGAACAAGATGGCTGCCTCAACTGGCTTAAGGCTGGAATTATCTATTCAGACAAGGTTACAACGGTCTCTCCAAGCTATGCCAAAGAGATTCAAACCAAGGAATTTGGTAAGGGACTTGATCCTGTTCTAAGGCTTGTTCAGGGGAAACTTTCAGGAATAGTTAACGGAATTGACACTGAGATTTACAACCCCGCTACTGATAAAAATCTGGTTAAAAATTACTCCCTCAAGCACATGAAGGGTAAGAAAATCAACAAGAGGGAGCTCCAAAAACAAGTGGGGCTTCCTCAAAGAGATGATGTCCTCCTGATTGGAATTGTAAGTCGCTTGACCTATCAGAAGGGCTTCCAGCTGGTTGTTGAAAAATTAAATGAAATCCTTTCCTGGGACAAGGTTCAAATCATTGTTCTTGGAACAGGGGATGAACGTTTTGAATACGACTTTTCTTGGTTTGCTGGTGTATTTCCTGAAAAAATTTCAGCCAATATCAGCTTCAACCTAAAACTTGCCCAAAGGATTTATGCTGGCTGTGACCTATTCTTAATGCCAAGTGCTTTTGAGCCTTGTGGTCTCTCTCAAATGATGGCCATGCGTTATGGTAACCTTCCCCTCGTCCACGAAATTGGAGGACTAAAGGATACAGTTATCCCTTACAACAAGTATACCCAGACAGGTGATGGTTTTGCCTTTAATAATTTTAATAGCTACTGGATGATGGAGGTGCTAAAAAATGCCTACGACATCTTCATTAATGACCAGCCAACCTGGAGAATGCTTCAAAAAAATGCCATGGAAAAAGATTTTTCTTGGGATACAGCAAGTCTTGCCTACCTAGAGCTTTACAGGGAAAGCAAATAA